The Kaustia mangrovi genome has a segment encoding these proteins:
- a CDS encoding TylF/MycF/NovP-related O-methyltransferase, which produces MNTREIVRYYERMAGGNDYLDRYFGALEATGSTDNFLKQNRFFSLYQAVGHVLKKGLPGDIVECGCWKGHSTYLMAGLLKEADWTGTLRVFDSFEGGLSDKTAEDRRLRGDTDPTETERQKQKFASDFDAVQQVLAPYPFVALHKGWIPEVFDGALPSDARFSLVHLDVDLYQPTLDSLRFFYPRMVKGGLIVLDDYGSTTFPGSRTATDEFLGSVTPTLFLEGHLQSAVLLV; this is translated from the coding sequence GTGAATACCCGCGAGATCGTGCGCTATTACGAACGCATGGCCGGCGGCAATGACTATCTGGACCGGTATTTCGGGGCGCTCGAGGCGACGGGGTCGACAGACAACTTCCTCAAGCAGAACAGGTTTTTCTCCCTCTACCAGGCGGTCGGGCACGTTCTCAAGAAGGGATTGCCGGGCGATATTGTCGAGTGCGGCTGCTGGAAAGGGCATTCCACCTATCTCATGGCGGGCCTCCTGAAGGAGGCCGACTGGACGGGCACGCTTCGCGTCTTCGATTCCTTCGAGGGGGGCCTGTCGGACAAGACGGCGGAGGATCGCCGCCTTCGGGGCGACACCGATCCCACCGAGACGGAGCGGCAGAAGCAGAAATTCGCGTCCGACTTCGACGCCGTGCAGCAGGTGCTCGCGCCCTATCCGTTCGTTGCCCTGCACAAGGGGTGGATACCGGAGGTGTTCGACGGCGCGCTTCCGTCGGATGCGCGATTCTCGCTCGTGCATCTCGACGTCGATCTCTATCAGCCGACGCTCGACAGCCTGCGCTTCTTCTATCCGCGCATGGTCAAGGGCGGTCTCATCGTGCTCGACGATTACGGCTCGACGACCTTTCCGGGCAGCCGGACCGCGACCGACGAGTTCCTGGGCAGCGTGACGCCGACCCTGTTCCTCGAGGGGCACCTGCAGAGCGCGGTCCTGCTCGTCTGA